The proteins below are encoded in one region of Gemmatimonadota bacterium:
- a CDS encoding Mov34/MPN/PAD-1 family protein, whose product MARTLIREAQGAAPDEMCGFIVEGWSYVPVPNCHPEPQRHFSMAEDRILEMLTHNSHKVLGIYHSHPRGSREPSENDVAMMQNYTPHGFRFWIVTLNNVFEWRIHRDKPCPVRRDGTTPGPDGLAYAILTPTAPV is encoded by the coding sequence ATGGCCCGCACTCTTATCCGTGAAGCGCAAGGCGCCGCTCCGGATGAGATGTGCGGGTTCATTGTTGAAGGGTGGAGTTACGTACCCGTTCCGAACTGCCACCCAGAGCCGCAGCGGCACTTCTCCATGGCGGAGGATCGCATCCTGGAGATGCTGACGCACAACTCGCACAAAGTGCTTGGGATCTACCACTCGCACCCGCGCGGGTCTCGGGAGCCGAGCGAGAACGATGTGGCCATGATGCAGAACTACACGCCGCATGGGTTCCGGTTCTGGATCGTGACCTTAAACAACGTGTTCGAGTGGAGGATCCATCGTGACAAGCCCTGCCCGGTCCGGCGCGACGGGACAACCCCGGGACCCGATGGATTGGCTTACGCGATACTTACGCCTACAGCGCCGGTATGA